Proteins encoded by one window of Haematobia irritans isolate KBUSLIRL chromosome 2, ASM5000362v1, whole genome shotgun sequence:
- the LSm7 gene encoding U6 snRNA-associated Sm-like protein LSm7 produces MADKQKGGGNDGKEKRRKESILDLSKYLEKQIRVKFAGGREATGILKGYDALLNLVLDNTIEFLRDPDEPFKPSEETRNLGLVVCRGTALVLICPQDGVEAISNPFITQ; encoded by the exons atggcTGACAAACAGAAA GGAGGCGGCAATGATGGCAAAGAGAAACGTCGCAAAGAATCCATACTTGATTTATCAAAATACTTGGAGAAACAAATACGCGTAAAATTTGCCGGTGGCAGAGAAGCTACGGGGATACTAAAAGGCTACGACGCCTTACTCAATCTTGTATTGGATAACACTATAGAATTTCTAAGAGATCCAGATGAGCCATTTAAACCTTCCGAAGAAACAAGAAATCTTGGTCTAGTAGTTTGTAGAGGGACGGCATTAGTTTTAATATGTCCACAAGACGGAGTGGAGGCTATTTCAAATCCATTTATAACACAATGA